The following are encoded together in the Arcticibacterium luteifluviistationis genome:
- a CDS encoding DNA topoisomerase IV subunit B encodes MAEEKEPQYNEDSIRSLDWKEHIRLRPGMYIGKLGDGASADDGIYVLLKEVMDNCIDEYAMGHGKSISIVIDDGTVTVRDYGRGIPLGKVVDVVSKINTGAKYDSKAFQKSVGLNGVGTKAVNALSSFFRVQAFREGQSAWAEFNVGVLQEESKLEVSSEKNGTLIEFVPDSTVFKNYHYIPQYIESMIWNYCYLNAGLTISFNRKKFISQNGLLDLLLRKTEEANLRYPIVHLKGADIEMALTHSNQYGEEYSSFVNGQNTTQGGTHLSAFKEAIVKTVRDHYGKDYAAEDIRASIIGAISIRVQEPVFESQTKTKLGSITISPEDNAQTVRTFINDFVKEKFDNFLHMNPETKDALKKRIEQSERERKELAGVKKLANERAKKASLHNKKLRDCKYHLTDVKYEDRLNTTLFITEGDSASGSITKARSPETQAVFSLRGKPLNCFGLSKKVVYENEEFNLLQHALNIEDGMDGLRYSQVVIATDADVDGSHIRLLLLTFFLQFFPDVVRGGHLYILQTPLFRVRNKKETFYCYSDDEKQKAIRKLGGKPEITRFKGLGEISPHEFEGFIGKDIRLDPVILEKESSIAKILGYFMGKNTPERQKFIIENLKVEKDIVEEDLIPKENLEIV; translated from the coding sequence ATGGCTGAAGAAAAAGAACCGCAATACAACGAGGACAGTATTCGCTCACTAGATTGGAAAGAGCATATTAGACTTAGACCTGGGATGTATATCGGAAAGTTGGGTGATGGTGCGTCTGCCGACGACGGTATTTATGTATTACTCAAAGAAGTAATGGATAACTGTATTGATGAGTATGCTATGGGGCATGGGAAATCCATAAGCATTGTAATTGATGACGGTACTGTAACTGTTCGAGATTATGGTCGTGGAATTCCCTTAGGTAAGGTAGTTGATGTAGTTTCAAAGATTAATACTGGAGCAAAATATGACAGCAAGGCCTTTCAGAAGTCTGTTGGTCTAAACGGGGTTGGTACCAAAGCGGTGAATGCCCTTTCTTCTTTCTTTAGGGTGCAAGCTTTTAGAGAAGGGCAGTCGGCTTGGGCTGAATTTAATGTTGGGGTGCTTCAAGAGGAATCAAAGCTAGAGGTTAGCAGTGAGAAGAATGGTACGTTAATAGAGTTTGTGCCGGATAGTACAGTTTTTAAGAATTACCATTACATACCGCAGTATATAGAAAGTATGATATGGAATTACTGCTATTTGAATGCTGGCTTAACTATCAGTTTTAATAGGAAAAAGTTTATTTCTCAGAATGGTCTTTTGGATTTGCTTCTTAGAAAAACGGAAGAAGCTAACCTTAGATATCCAATTGTTCATTTAAAGGGGGCCGATATTGAGATGGCTCTTACGCATAGTAACCAATATGGTGAAGAGTATTCTTCTTTTGTAAATGGTCAAAATACGACGCAAGGTGGTACTCACTTGTCTGCTTTTAAAGAAGCAATAGTAAAGACGGTAAGAGACCATTATGGTAAAGACTATGCAGCGGAGGATATTAGAGCATCTATAATTGGAGCCATATCAATAAGAGTACAAGAACCAGTTTTTGAGTCGCAGACTAAAACCAAGCTAGGTTCCATTACTATTTCGCCTGAGGATAATGCTCAAACTGTAAGGACTTTTATCAATGACTTTGTGAAAGAGAAGTTTGATAACTTCCTTCATATGAATCCTGAGACTAAGGACGCTTTGAAGAAGCGAATAGAACAGTCTGAAAGAGAGAGGAAAGAGTTAGCGGGTGTTAAGAAATTAGCAAATGAGCGTGCTAAGAAGGCTAGTTTGCATAATAAAAAACTAAGAGACTGTAAGTATCATTTGACTGATGTAAAATATGAAGACAGATTAAATACAACACTCTTTATCACAGAAGGAGACTCAGCATCTGGTAGTATTACCAAAGCAAGAAGTCCAGAAACACAAGCAGTATTTAGTTTAAGAGGGAAACCTTTAAACTGTTTTGGTTTATCAAAGAAGGTGGTTTATGAGAATGAAGAATTTAATTTATTGCAGCATGCTCTCAATATAGAAGACGGCATGGACGGTCTTAGATATAGCCAAGTGGTAATAGCTACCGACGCGGATGTGGATGGCTCTCATATTAGATTATTGTTGTTAACTTTCTTTTTACAGTTTTTTCCTGATGTAGTGAGAGGAGGCCACCTTTATATACTCCAAACACCGCTATTTAGAGTGCGAAATAAGAAGGAAACTTTTTACTGCTATTCAGATGACGAAAAACAGAAGGCAATACGAAAACTTGGAGGAAAACCTGAAATAACTAGATTTAAAGGGCTTGGTGAGATTTCTCCCCACGAATTTGAAGGATTCATTGGA
- a CDS encoding SLBB domain-containing protein, with protein sequence MNLSKVRNSDLISKVLIGIILLTFFSSSGWAQTYPGYPQNIPTNGTVIPGYPQQGIPTGQVPNKTGTQTADDGFRTNGLTDEAAEAMTHEDSVALVMEEREMEDIAVETLRRKIFGYKLFNLQNFDPNAVHNIPTPNNYVLGANDELIIDIYGYLQEHQEVVVNTDGYITLNRAGLIKVAGQTIEDATVNIKNALSKIYPSLRNGDMKLKISLGDVRSIKVSITGEAVAPGTYTMSSLSTVSSALYRSGGPNEIGSFRQIKVIRNNSTVATLDLYDVLMKGFSKDDILLKDQDVILIGPYINRVIVGGNTKRKGYFELLPNETLSDAISYAGGFGTQSYTHRLKIYRNTSKEKEIVDVLSQNYPSFTMANGDSLFVNEVLERFSNLVSIEGAVYRPGEYSLNSNPTLNSLIESSDGLMDDALMGRISLVRTNADLSTENLSVNYKDILSGTAPDVPLKREDLIIVPSIFDLTEVAFVRIQGAINNEDAEEGVELPYAKNLTLEDVIVRVGGLTEAASLSRIEIVRRKRNVDITKVNAQISDIIRLDVTPDLEVVSGKENLVLHPFDEIFVRSSPNYEEQTYVKIEGEVFYPSTYGIASKDEKISDLIKRAGGLTLQAYSPGATLVRTVQLSALELAQKRKTLDGLTTSATETQVIEIDEIEETREESIDIDLAAILRSPGTVGDLTLQDGDLIKVPKLLETIRIQGEVLYPTTVKFMKGSAFKNYISGAGGFTKRSMRRKSYVLYPNGSVDRTRKFLVFNIYPKIEPGSEIIVPQKAQNNADQLAGFANILGTLSATLGTIFSIYGFISLGK encoded by the coding sequence ATGAATTTGTCCAAAGTTAGGAATTCAGATTTAATCTCGAAAGTTCTAATTGGTATTATACTTCTCACTTTTTTTTCAAGCTCAGGTTGGGCTCAAACCTACCCAGGTTATCCACAAAATATACCAACCAATGGGACGGTAATACCCGGCTACCCACAGCAAGGTATACCAACAGGACAAGTTCCCAATAAAACAGGTACTCAAACAGCCGATGATGGTTTTAGAACCAATGGCTTAACAGATGAAGCAGCAGAAGCCATGACTCATGAAGACTCTGTAGCCCTTGTTATGGAAGAGAGAGAGATGGAAGACATCGCTGTCGAAACACTCAGAAGAAAGATATTTGGTTATAAACTTTTCAATCTTCAAAACTTTGACCCTAATGCTGTTCATAATATCCCAACGCCTAATAATTATGTTTTGGGAGCTAATGACGAGCTTATAATTGACATTTACGGTTACCTTCAAGAGCATCAAGAAGTAGTTGTAAATACCGACGGTTATATTACTTTAAATAGAGCTGGCCTTATTAAGGTTGCGGGGCAAACGATAGAAGATGCTACGGTCAACATAAAAAATGCTTTATCTAAAATATATCCAAGCCTTAGAAATGGGGATATGAAGCTTAAAATATCTTTAGGAGATGTTAGAAGTATTAAAGTAAGCATTACAGGGGAGGCTGTGGCACCTGGGACTTATACAATGAGTTCTTTAAGTACAGTGAGTTCTGCTCTTTACAGGAGTGGCGGCCCAAACGAAATAGGTTCTTTCAGACAAATTAAAGTAATAAGGAATAATAGCACCGTAGCTACCCTTGACCTTTATGATGTTTTAATGAAAGGCTTTTCAAAAGATGATATCCTTTTAAAAGACCAAGATGTTATACTCATTGGACCTTATATCAATAGAGTAATAGTAGGCGGAAACACTAAACGAAAAGGTTATTTTGAACTTCTACCTAATGAAACCCTATCAGACGCGATTAGCTACGCTGGTGGTTTTGGAACTCAATCTTATACGCACAGACTTAAAATTTATAGAAACACAAGTAAAGAAAAGGAGATAGTAGACGTATTAAGTCAAAACTACCCAAGCTTTACTATGGCAAATGGAGACTCTTTGTTTGTCAATGAGGTCTTAGAGCGTTTTTCAAATCTTGTAAGCATTGAAGGAGCAGTTTACAGACCAGGAGAGTATTCCTTAAATAGCAATCCTACTTTAAATTCTTTAATTGAATCATCTGATGGATTAATGGATGATGCTTTAATGGGGAGAATTTCTTTGGTAAGAACTAATGCTGATTTATCAACAGAGAATCTATCTGTAAATTATAAAGACATTCTTTCAGGAACTGCTCCAGACGTTCCATTGAAAAGAGAAGATTTAATTATCGTTCCTTCCATATTTGATTTAACAGAAGTAGCTTTTGTTAGAATTCAAGGAGCTATAAATAATGAAGATGCAGAAGAGGGTGTTGAACTACCTTACGCTAAAAATCTAACATTAGAAGACGTTATCGTGAGGGTTGGTGGCTTAACTGAAGCTGCAAGTTTGTCTAGAATTGAAATTGTACGTAGAAAGAGAAACGTTGACATTACTAAAGTAAACGCCCAAATATCTGACATTATCAGGTTAGATGTTACCCCAGACTTAGAAGTAGTTAGTGGAAAAGAAAACTTAGTTCTTCATCCATTTGATGAAATATTTGTTCGTTCTTCTCCTAATTATGAAGAGCAAACTTATGTTAAAATTGAAGGTGAAGTCTTTTATCCATCAACCTATGGAATTGCAAGCAAGGACGAGAAGATTTCTGACTTGATTAAACGTGCAGGAGGTTTGACTTTGCAAGCTTATAGCCCTGGTGCGACATTAGTTAGAACTGTACAACTTTCCGCATTAGAGTTAGCACAAAAGAGAAAAACGCTAGATGGTTTAACTACTAGTGCCACAGAAACACAAGTTATTGAGATAGATGAAATAGAAGAGACCAGAGAAGAGTCTATTGATATTGACTTAGCTGCTATCCTTAGAAGCCCTGGAACAGTGGGTGACTTAACTCTTCAGGATGGTGACCTAATCAAAGTTCCTAAGCTATTGGAAACTATAAGGATTCAAGGCGAAGTACTATATCCTACCACTGTGAAATTCATGAAAGGATCTGCCTTTAAAAACTATATTTCAGGAGCTGGAGGGTTCACCAAAAGGTCTATGAGAAGAAAGTCATATGTTCTTTACCCAAATGGTTCTGTTGACAGAACTAGAAAGTTTTTAGTTTTTAACATTTATCCGAAAATTGAACCTGGCTCTGAAATAATAGTACCTCAAAAAGCTCAAAACAATGCAGATCAATTAGCGGGTTTTGCCAATATATTAGGAACGCTTAGTGCTACCCTAGGTACAATATTCAGTATTTATGGATTCATCAGTCTTGGTAAATAG
- a CDS encoding ABC transporter permease, producing MDNKKVKVISSYPSFWDYWKEVFDYRELFWILAKRDIMVRYKQTIFGVLWSILRPLISSMVYVFGVNRIGTLGENSEIPYILVILSGNILWLFFSQSLMTISLSVVTNNNLVSKVFFPRIIIPFSSFFLGLLDVIIGMCVFIGFCFYYSYIPDYKVFFAPLFIILAYMAASGVGLFASVLNVKYRDIGQLIPFVISFGLFISPVLYTTDTVASHWTYKLFVLNPVTGCIDAFRWALLGDAYAFNWDSFIPLLIFCFVTLFVSIRYFRKHESSFVDYI from the coding sequence TTGGACAATAAGAAAGTAAAAGTTATATCTTCATATCCCTCATTTTGGGACTACTGGAAAGAAGTATTTGATTATCGTGAGTTGTTTTGGATTCTCGCTAAACGAGATATCATGGTTAGGTACAAGCAAACCATCTTTGGTGTTTTGTGGAGTATCTTAAGACCATTGATTTCTTCCATGGTTTACGTTTTTGGAGTAAACAGAATTGGTACACTCGGAGAAAACTCTGAGATACCTTATATTCTAGTTATTCTATCAGGAAACATACTGTGGCTCTTTTTCTCACAGTCACTTATGACTATAAGTTTAAGTGTGGTGACCAATAATAACTTGGTTTCAAAGGTCTTTTTTCCAAGAATTATCATACCGTTTAGTTCCTTCTTTTTGGGGCTTTTGGATGTAATTATTGGTATGTGTGTGTTTATTGGTTTCTGTTTTTACTACAGTTATATACCAGATTACAAAGTATTTTTTGCACCCCTCTTTATCATTTTAGCCTATATGGCAGCAAGTGGTGTGGGGCTTTTTGCATCCGTACTTAACGTAAAATACAGAGACATTGGCCAGCTTATCCCTTTTGTAATAAGTTTTGGTTTGTTCATCTCGCCTGTACTATATACTACAGATACGGTTGCCTCTCACTGGACCTATAAGCTTTTTGTACTTAATCCTGTTACAGGCTGTATTGACGCTTTCAGATGGGCTCTTTTAGGAGATGCTTATGCTTTTAATTGGGATAGTTTTATCCCTCTCTTAATATTTTGTTTTGTTACGCTTTTTGTGTCAATTCGTTACTTTAGAAAACACGAAAGTTCGTTTGTAGATTACATCTAA
- a CDS encoding ABC transporter ATP-binding protein: MPAIEIKNASKSYLIKHKLSKSNTLREDIVNFSKSVFSKKNPSEKELFWALKNINLTVERGDRLGVIGSNGAGKSTLLKILSRVTAPTTGEIRIQGRMASLLEVGTGFHPELTGRENIYLNGSILGMKNHEIYAQFDAIVEFAGIEQFLDTPVKRYSSGMYVRLGFAIAAHLEPEILIVDEVLAVGDADFQKKSIGKMRDVSKSGRTILFVSHNLTAVQNLCNKGAFLRKGELIDSGEINSVINNYVQNVASFQIKQEWEDQSKAPGDNGILAKRIELKSSEELESGTQLTTATPLKVEYEFWNDHDDVKLNVSIFLYTMTGQCIFNIANEGKIYKKGLIATEFNIPGNFLNDGSYFISMMVVQDESKPLFFFEEALMFDIQDFREDIEWVGKWPGAIRPLNLKLKTWQKEFNK; encoded by the coding sequence ATGCCTGCTATAGAAATAAAAAACGCTTCAAAAAGCTACCTTATTAAACATAAGCTTAGTAAGAGTAATACGCTTAGAGAAGATATAGTCAATTTTTCAAAGTCGGTTTTCTCCAAAAAGAATCCGTCTGAGAAAGAGCTCTTTTGGGCTTTAAAGAACATAAATTTAACTGTAGAAAGAGGTGATAGATTAGGTGTAATTGGCTCTAACGGAGCTGGAAAGTCAACATTACTTAAAATCTTAAGTAGAGTTACTGCACCTACTACAGGTGAAATAAGGATTCAAGGTAGAATGGCCAGCCTCTTAGAGGTAGGAACAGGTTTTCATCCTGAACTTACCGGTAGAGAAAACATCTATTTAAATGGCTCTATTCTTGGCATGAAAAACCATGAGATATATGCTCAGTTTGATGCCATCGTAGAGTTTGCAGGTATTGAACAGTTCTTAGATACCCCTGTTAAAAGATATTCCTCTGGAATGTACGTACGCTTGGGTTTTGCCATTGCTGCTCATCTAGAGCCAGAAATTCTAATAGTTGATGAAGTTTTGGCGGTTGGAGATGCTGATTTCCAAAAGAAAAGTATTGGCAAAATGCGTGATGTGTCTAAAAGTGGAAGAACCATTCTATTTGTAAGTCACAATCTAACTGCCGTTCAAAATCTTTGTAATAAGGGAGCATTCCTTAGAAAAGGCGAACTTATTGATTCAGGCGAAATAAACTCGGTTATAAATAACTACGTTCAAAACGTGGCTTCCTTTCAAATCAAACAAGAATGGGAAGACCAGTCAAAAGCACCTGGTGACAATGGAATCTTAGCGAAGCGAATAGAGCTAAAGTCCAGTGAAGAACTAGAGTCTGGAACACAGCTCACCACAGCCACACCTTTAAAGGTAGAGTATGAGTTTTGGAATGACCATGATGATGTAAAACTTAATGTGAGCATTTTTCTTTATACCATGACTGGGCAGTGTATTTTTAATATTGCCAACGAAGGTAAAATATATAAGAAAGGACTTATAGCTACGGAATTCAATATTCCTGGAAATTTCTTAAATGACGGTTCTTATTTCATCTCCATGATGGTGGTTCAAGACGAATCTAAACCATTATTCTTTTTTGAAGAAGCTCTTATGTTCGATATTCAAGATTTTAGAGAAGACATAGAATGGGTTGGCAAATGGCCTGGTGCTATTAGACCATTAAATTTGAAATTAAAAACTTGGCAAAAAGAGTTCAATAAGTAG
- a CDS encoding DegT/DnrJ/EryC1/StrS family aminotransferase, which translates to MSIFVTQAFLPPKEEYQAYLDKIYETNWLTNNGPLLQELEGKLKEYLDLESLIYVSNGTIALQLAIKSLELSGEIITTPYSYCATTTSILWENCKPVFVDVNSNDFNINPELIEAKITEKTSAILATHVYGNPCDVVAIEKIAKKYNLPVVYDAAHGFNVKLNGKSLLSYGDIATCSFHATKVFHTVEGGSISVNGNPELAKKIWYYRSFGHVNDDYVSLGINGKNSEFHAAMGLTNLPHVEEIISKRKAIFDIYDAQLNFDHIFRPYTEQKDFEYNYAYYPVVFESKEVTDEIIAKLKEADVFPRRYFYPSLNTLGYVNSSDKCPVSESVSHRVLSLPLFPGLPESDVIRISKTINEVLLKNG; encoded by the coding sequence TTGAGCATCTTTGTTACCCAAGCTTTTTTACCTCCTAAGGAAGAGTACCAAGCCTACTTAGACAAAATCTATGAGACTAATTGGTTAACGAATAATGGCCCATTACTTCAAGAGCTAGAAGGTAAACTTAAAGAGTATCTTGATTTAGAAAGTTTGATTTATGTATCAAATGGCACCATAGCTCTTCAGCTAGCGATAAAATCACTTGAATTAAGTGGTGAAATTATTACCACACCATACTCTTACTGTGCTACCACCACTTCCATTTTATGGGAAAACTGTAAGCCTGTTTTTGTTGATGTCAATTCCAATGATTTCAATATAAATCCAGAATTAATTGAGGCTAAAATAACCGAAAAAACATCGGCAATTTTAGCTACACACGTATATGGAAATCCATGTGATGTTGTAGCTATTGAGAAAATTGCTAAAAAGTATAATTTACCAGTAGTTTATGATGCCGCTCATGGCTTTAATGTTAAACTCAACGGAAAGTCACTTTTATCTTATGGCGATATAGCTACATGTAGTTTCCATGCTACTAAAGTTTTCCATACGGTAGAAGGCGGTTCTATATCTGTCAATGGAAATCCAGAGCTTGCTAAAAAGATATGGTATTACAGAAGTTTTGGTCATGTTAATGACGACTATGTTAGCCTTGGTATCAATGGTAAAAATTCGGAATTTCATGCTGCCATGGGATTGACAAACCTTCCCCATGTTGAAGAAATCATTAGTAAGAGAAAGGCAATTTTCGACATTTATGATGCACAGTTAAATTTTGACCATATTTTCAGACCGTATACAGAGCAAAAGGACTTTGAATACAATTATGCTTACTACCCAGTAGTATTTGAAAGTAAAGAAGTTACGGATGAGATAATAGCTAAGCTTAAAGAAGCTGATGTATTCCCAAGAAGATACTTCTACCCTTCTCTAAATACTTTAGGCTATGTAAATAGCTCAGATAAATGCCCTGTTTCGGAATCGGTTTCTCATCGAGTGCTTTCACTCCCTCTTTTCCCTGGATTGCCTGAAAGTGATGTAATTAGAATTAGTAAGACTATTAACGAAGTACTTCTAAAGAATGGCTAG
- a CDS encoding glycosyltransferase family 4 protein, protein MASKPNILFVSHDANRAGAQLFLLNIMKDFKAAGYGVQLLCLLKWGPLLSDFESVCEVKESPKKSKKKSKLLSKIIKIDSKKGFSSFIKETYGSRKIDFIYANTIATACSATQIKDVLQVPLISHIHELQFSLDLYAGKSEKENLLKSSDGIIACSQAVKDNLVEGDSTLASKTTVIHSFVDNESVLELFKNSVPKAIKEEFNLPQDAFLAGACGNAEWRKGLDVFINLVNAIKQNNSNQKIHFVWIGLKPEGKYYEQIMYDVRKMNIADYVTFISPTPKAVEIINALDVFVVSSREDPFPLVMLEAALCQKPILGFKNTGGCSEFVKDEAGILAEYLDVNGMAKNLLYLANNKEIREAKGKSGHNSILTNYSFEHSVEKLKQYLDKF, encoded by the coding sequence ATGGCTAGCAAACCCAACATACTATTTGTAAGTCACGATGCTAATCGTGCTGGTGCTCAGTTGTTTCTTCTTAACATAATGAAGGACTTTAAAGCAGCCGGATATGGAGTTCAGCTGCTTTGTTTGTTAAAATGGGGGCCACTTTTAAGTGATTTTGAGTCCGTTTGTGAAGTAAAAGAATCCCCGAAAAAGTCCAAAAAAAAGTCAAAACTTCTGTCGAAAATTATAAAGATAGATTCTAAGAAAGGCTTCAGTAGTTTTATAAAAGAAACCTACGGTTCGAGGAAAATCGACTTTATATATGCCAATACTATAGCTACGGCATGCTCTGCAACCCAAATAAAAGACGTGCTTCAAGTTCCGCTGATTTCTCATATTCACGAACTGCAATTTTCTCTTGACCTTTATGCAGGAAAATCTGAGAAAGAAAACCTTCTTAAATCATCTGATGGCATTATAGCTTGTTCTCAAGCCGTTAAAGATAATCTAGTAGAAGGTGACTCTACCTTAGCCTCAAAAACTACTGTGATTCATTCTTTTGTAGATAATGAGTCAGTACTGGAACTATTCAAAAACTCTGTTCCAAAAGCAATTAAAGAAGAATTTAATCTTCCACAAGATGCCTTTTTAGCGGGTGCCTGCGGAAATGCAGAATGGAGAAAAGGACTCGATGTATTTATAAATTTAGTCAATGCCATAAAGCAAAATAATTCTAATCAAAAGATTCATTTTGTATGGATTGGACTTAAGCCCGAAGGCAAATATTATGAGCAAATCATGTACGATGTTCGTAAAATGAACATTGCTGATTATGTAACTTTTATTAGCCCTACTCCTAAAGCAGTTGAAATTATAAATGCATTAGATGTATTTGTGGTAAGTAGCAGAGAAGACCCATTTCCACTGGTAATGTTAGAAGCAGCACTTTGTCAAAAGCCAATTTTAGGTTTTAAAAACACTGGTGGTTGTTCCGAATTTGTGAAAGATGAAGCTGGTATTTTAGCGGAATATCTTGATGTAAATGGAATGGCGAAAAACCTTCTTTATTTAGCCAATAATAAAGAGATTAGAGAAGCAAAAGGAAAAAGCGGACATAACTCTATTCTTACAAATTATAGCTTTGAGCACTCTGTGGAAAAGCTTAAGCAATATTTAGATAAGTTTTAG
- a CDS encoding DUF779 domain-containing protein produces the protein MESKRVIATDKAIKLISKLREQYGDLIFHQSGGCCDGSAPMCYPLGDFYINETDIQLGEVAGCPFYMARDQYEYWKHTHLTLDVTEGRGSSFSLEIPLGVRFIIKSRLLTKEESDFFMEEEKV, from the coding sequence ATGGAATCAAAAAGAGTAATAGCAACCGACAAAGCAATCAAACTTATTTCAAAATTAAGAGAGCAGTATGGTGATTTGATTTTTCACCAAAGTGGAGGATGCTGTGATGGTTCTGCTCCAATGTGCTATCCGCTTGGAGACTTCTATATTAATGAAACCGATATTCAATTGGGAGAAGTAGCGGGTTGCCCTTTTTATATGGCTCGTGACCAATATGAGTATTGGAAACACACCCATCTTACCTTAGACGTGACGGAAGGAAGAGGCTCAAGTTTTTCGTTGGAAATTCCACTTGGAGTAAGGTTTATTATCAAGTCTAGGCTTTTAACTAAAGAAGAAAGTGACTTTTTTATGGAAGAAGAAAAGGTATAG